The sequence below is a genomic window from Haloferax mediterranei ATCC 33500.
CAGCTCAACTACGTGAAACGGAATCACATCGGAAGGTGGTTCCATACGCTCAGAATACGAGTTGACCGCACCCATAATTCGTAGGTACGGAACCACATGAGTGTCCGGGTGGCCCATATAGGTCGCGCAGCCCTGTAACTTCCAACGACCACATCAATCGCTCGACTGAAGAACATCAGTCGAAGAGATGCCAACCAATTAATGAAACAGAAAGTATTTTGTTCTAACATTATTAACAAGGAATTGAATGCCTAATCAACGACGAAGGCAAATGTTGAAGAACATTGCAACGGCGGGCGTCGGTCTCTCGATCATGGGGACGGCTTCTGCAGACAATGATGTTGCTGCGCGAGAAGGTACAGGAGGGTTCACTATGGATCTCTCGGGGTCGGAGATGAAACGTCCCGAGGAGATGCGAGAGATCGCAAAGAATACAGCAGACAAACATAATACTGACGCCTCCAGTATCGTGCCAGGTACTGACGACGGTGGGTTCGGCACGATGAATCAGAATCCTGATCTAAGCGGTTGCGACGAAATCGGTGGATGGAACAACTCGTACTACATTACCGACGACGTCAGCAATGTTAAGTACGCGAAGGTAGACAACTTGGTCATGCTGTACCGAGCGTACGAGCCTGAACCTAACGGTCGTTGGACGTACGCGGTGTGGCTCTGGTCCGGCGGAACGCCCCTCGATAAGCCGTACTCTCCTGGTGGGATTGATTGGATGACGAATAAGATCGACGTACTCAGCCAGTTCGACGTACTGAAATTCGATCCTGCAGTTAGGGAGAAAAAACACGGGAAAAACGTCTCATTCGGTATTACGGTCGGTACTGGTAGCG
It includes:
- a CDS encoding polysaccharide deacetylase family protein — protein: MLKNIATAGVGLSIMGTASADNDVAAREGTGGFTMDLSGSEMKRPEEMREIAKNTADKHNTDASSIVPGTDDGGFGTMNQNPDLSGCDEIGGWNNSYYITDDVSNVKYAKVDNLVMLYRAYEPEPNGRWTYAVWLWSGGTPLDKPYSPGGIDWMTNKIDVLSQFDVLKFDPAVREKKHGKNVSFGITVGTGSDATPTVGISGSSDVYEGYVTTVDADVDDAGHVKTKFKGSPYDGAQKATSLNAAIAIRGDRKLGFDTELPDSDFNWEVHGYYGV